Proteins encoded by one window of Candidatus Sumerlaea chitinivorans:
- a CDS encoding Molybdopterin oxidoreductase membrane subunit: protein MNSLADTVSKRFEPVPPSLPLKPLLWLVWFVSVLVGGYGVYLRLTQGHLPAGYGSYVPWGLWIALYFHGVGMAGGVFVISALGYLLRWRGFAHERSLRLAIVLSVASIIPAFLGVFLDLGRMDRAVRIAAHPNFTSMMAFNAWMYGLYMCVAAVIFFLSYRPQTPWLRPLLCVGMLLSTMFPSQSGAFFGVVDARSYWHNPLLPVLFFTSAVTAGSALLLVVRYIVGGTSCAQNVAALRSLRNITIGGLVLYLFFEFAEISISLWNPMSHAPAVELVLFGSYWWVFWLIHLLAGGVVAFVLLVRRHQILSWAVGALLVAVTFVSARLNVLIPGQVVSELHGLQEAFYHPRLQYLYHPTAMEYYVGLFMVAVGLTIFFVGWRISQLLEATSQPSQSNTR, encoded by the coding sequence ATGAACAGCCTCGCCGATACAGTGTCAAAACGATTCGAGCCGGTCCCGCCTTCACTGCCTCTCAAACCTCTTCTCTGGCTGGTCTGGTTCGTTTCCGTCCTTGTCGGTGGCTACGGTGTTTACTTGCGACTGACGCAAGGTCATCTGCCTGCGGGGTACGGTTCGTACGTCCCGTGGGGACTTTGGATTGCCCTCTATTTTCATGGCGTGGGGATGGCAGGCGGTGTGTTTGTGATTTCCGCACTTGGCTATTTACTTCGCTGGCGTGGTTTTGCCCACGAACGTTCCCTTCGCTTAGCAATTGTGCTGAGTGTTGCCTCCATTATCCCAGCCTTTCTGGGGGTTTTCTTGGATCTTGGCCGCATGGACCGTGCCGTTCGCATTGCAGCACATCCCAATTTTACAAGCATGATGGCCTTCAACGCTTGGATGTATGGCCTGTATATGTGTGTTGCCGCGGTGATCTTCTTCCTGAGTTATCGTCCGCAGACGCCGTGGCTGCGCCCGCTTCTGTGCGTGGGTATGTTGTTATCCACAATGTTCCCCAGTCAGAGCGGAGCATTTTTCGGCGTCGTAGATGCCCGCAGTTATTGGCACAATCCGTTGCTACCTGTCTTATTCTTTACCTCGGCCGTCACAGCCGGAAGTGCACTCCTCCTCGTCGTCCGCTACATTGTGGGCGGAACGAGCTGTGCACAGAACGTCGCGGCCTTGCGGTCGCTCCGCAATATCACGATCGGAGGCCTTGTCCTTTACCTCTTCTTTGAGTTCGCAGAGATCTCGATTTCGTTGTGGAATCCAATGTCACATGCACCAGCCGTGGAGCTTGTGCTCTTTGGGTCTTACTGGTGGGTATTCTGGCTGATCCACCTCTTAGCAGGAGGGGTCGTCGCCTTTGTTTTACTGGTGCGGCGGCATCAGATTCTGTCGTGGGCAGTGGGGGCTCTGCTCGTTGCTGTAACGTTTGTCAGCGCTCGGTTGAATGTATTAATTCCCGGCCAAGTGGTTTCCGAGCTCCACGGACTTCAGGAGGCTTTTTACCATCCCCGGCTTCAGTATCTATATCATCCCACCGCGATGGAGTATTACGTCGGCTTATTTATGGTTGCCGTTGGTCTGACGATCTTCTTTGTGGGCTGGCGGATAAGCCAGCTTCTCGAAGCGACATCCCAGCCATCCCAGTCTAACACGAGGTGA
- a CDS encoding Molybdopterin oxidoreductase iron-sulfur binding subunit: MREPEAEHRPVLDRREFVRLGAITTVGAAVVGSALIYDRLNPPANDVEGEASIRKLDGLSGIPSSESEDLLVRMQRELARAMAKPMEQRQWVMVIDTRKCVGCHACTIGCVAENKLPPGVVYRPVVTEEAGKFPNVQLRFTPRPCMQCDAPPCVPVCPVKATWKRKDGIVAIDYDKCIGCRYCLTACPYGARTSDFGEYYTAGVAEGVQRNDPDRPLDGARARYEELPNHEYHKKFSRAKHGSPMGNARKCHYCLHRLEEGMLPMCTTTCIGRATYFGDAADPDSLVSELIAKHRCQTLLPEKGTRPRVYYIL, translated from the coding sequence GTGCGTGAGCCTGAGGCTGAGCATAGGCCGGTTCTCGATCGCCGCGAGTTCGTGCGCTTAGGAGCGATTACAACCGTTGGGGCTGCCGTCGTCGGATCTGCATTGATCTATGACCGATTGAACCCCCCAGCGAACGACGTGGAAGGCGAAGCTTCTATCCGCAAGCTGGATGGGCTCTCGGGCATTCCGTCGTCCGAGTCGGAAGACCTACTGGTGCGAATGCAGCGGGAGCTAGCCAGGGCTATGGCAAAGCCCATGGAGCAGCGCCAATGGGTCATGGTGATTGATACGCGCAAATGCGTCGGCTGCCATGCGTGCACGATCGGCTGTGTGGCGGAGAACAAGCTTCCGCCGGGGGTAGTGTACCGCCCTGTTGTCACCGAAGAAGCCGGGAAATTTCCGAACGTCCAGTTGCGCTTTACCCCGCGCCCCTGCATGCAGTGCGATGCCCCGCCTTGTGTCCCGGTGTGCCCCGTCAAGGCGACTTGGAAACGCAAAGATGGCATTGTCGCGATTGATTATGACAAGTGCATTGGGTGTCGTTATTGCCTGACAGCGTGCCCCTATGGCGCCCGAACCAGCGATTTCGGAGAATACTACACGGCAGGTGTGGCCGAGGGAGTACAGCGCAACGATCCTGATCGCCCGCTCGATGGCGCCCGAGCCCGGTACGAAGAGCTCCCGAATCACGAGTACCACAAAAAGTTTTCTCGTGCCAAACATGGCTCGCCCATGGGGAACGCCCGGAAATGCCATTATTGCTTGCATCGTTTGGAAGAAGGCATGTTGCCCATGTGCACCACCACGTGCATTGGACGAGCCACGTACTTTGGCGATGCTGCGGACCCGGATAGTCTGGTCAGCGAACTGATTGCAAAGCACCGATGCCAGACCCTTCTGCCCGAAAAAGGCACACGCCCGCGCGTTTACTACATCCTATGA
- a CDS encoding Tetrathionate reductase subunit A yields the protein MSQAGGSKRLSRREFLAGGALLGFALQAKAMAAGQGDDSVGVVKSSRPDAPYELAKPENIIYSVCLQCNTGCGIKCKIQDGIVAKIDGNPYSPWCLLPHLDESVSAIEAAKVDGSICPKGQAGLQTAYDPYRLRKVLKRAGRRGENKWITISFEQAIREICEGGRLFAYVPGEEDREVEGLNSLVALRDPKVAEAMAKKITEIWNEKDRTKKAELVAAFQKEFASELGKLIDPDHPDLGPRNNQVVVAWGRAKGGRGEWLKRFATALGSTNAHGHTTVCQGSLYFTCKAISEQYEGGKFTNGQKFYWQADTENAEFILFVGANLFEANYGPPNRTVRLTENLASGRTRIAVADPRFSKLASKAWKWLPLQPGTDAALALAMIRWILDHEKYDARFLSAANKVAAKAAGETSWTNASWLVEVKDGKPGKFVRAADHGLATAEKRQTKDGKEYEEKFLVVMENGVPKAFEPNDEQNPVVGDLFVDTSLPDGTHVKSGLQILAESARQHSIEQWAEIAGVRPQDVIAVARELTSHGKRAVVDIHRGPAQHTNGFYNVLAWMTLNMLIGNYDAKGGLIKASTYNYLGKGGPYNLEAQPGAIKPFGISSIRHGIDYEKTTLFAGYPAKRNWYPLSSDVYEEIIPSIGDAYPYPVKALFFYMGAPNYALPAGHTNTEILCDVKKLPLFVASDIIVGSTSMYADYIFPDLSFLERWEFQGSHPNVPQKVQPVRQPVMAPIPEECTVFGKRMPICFEAMVLGIAEYLNLPGFGPNGFGEGLALEHPDDFYLRAVANLAFGEAKDGSQAVPEASDAEVEVFLRARRHLPSYVFEEARWKAVAGEQYWRRVITVLNRGGRWESYSKAWKGDKVAHPYAALLNLYQEKTAVTIHSGTGQSHFPVATYVPIRSYTGKDLSEYRQIAGRLQLITHRTIVQTKSRTIVDPWLTPLMPENGILIHPSDAEALGLKRGDLVRVKSATNREGVYLLGNGKGKPMVGKLIPTETIRPGVVSFALGFGHWATGASDLTIDEHTIRGEARRAAGIHANAAMWVDPDVKNTCLFDPVGGSVSFYDTWVTLERA from the coding sequence ATGTCGCAAGCAGGTGGATCAAAACGTCTGTCGCGTCGCGAATTCTTAGCGGGCGGTGCACTTCTTGGGTTTGCTTTGCAAGCGAAGGCAATGGCGGCAGGCCAAGGCGACGACTCGGTGGGGGTCGTCAAGAGCTCAAGGCCAGATGCCCCGTACGAGCTCGCAAAACCCGAAAACATAATCTATTCGGTGTGCCTCCAGTGCAACACCGGCTGTGGCATCAAGTGTAAGATTCAGGACGGCATCGTGGCGAAAATAGATGGCAATCCCTATAGTCCATGGTGCCTGCTGCCCCATCTCGATGAATCCGTCTCCGCGATAGAAGCCGCGAAGGTTGATGGTTCGATTTGTCCCAAAGGTCAGGCTGGACTGCAAACCGCCTACGATCCGTACCGCCTTCGCAAGGTGCTCAAGCGCGCCGGTCGGAGGGGCGAAAATAAGTGGATTACCATCAGCTTTGAGCAAGCGATTCGTGAGATTTGCGAGGGAGGGCGCTTGTTTGCCTACGTACCCGGCGAGGAAGATCGAGAGGTAGAAGGGCTAAATTCCCTTGTGGCTTTGCGTGACCCAAAAGTCGCGGAAGCCATGGCCAAAAAGATCACCGAGATTTGGAATGAAAAGGACAGAACGAAGAAAGCAGAGCTCGTGGCAGCATTCCAAAAAGAGTTTGCCTCGGAATTGGGCAAACTCATTGACCCCGATCATCCTGATCTCGGTCCGCGCAACAATCAGGTTGTCGTGGCGTGGGGGCGTGCGAAGGGTGGGCGTGGCGAATGGTTGAAGCGTTTTGCCACAGCGCTGGGCAGTACAAATGCCCATGGCCACACCACTGTGTGCCAAGGGTCATTATATTTCACCTGCAAGGCGATCAGCGAGCAATATGAGGGGGGCAAGTTCACAAATGGTCAGAAGTTTTATTGGCAAGCGGACACGGAGAATGCCGAGTTCATTCTATTCGTAGGCGCCAACCTCTTCGAAGCAAATTATGGCCCGCCAAACCGAACTGTGCGTCTGACCGAAAACCTTGCCTCCGGCCGGACGCGAATCGCGGTGGCCGATCCTCGCTTCTCCAAGTTGGCCAGCAAGGCTTGGAAATGGCTTCCCCTTCAGCCCGGGACCGACGCCGCCTTGGCTCTGGCAATGATTCGATGGATTCTCGACCACGAAAAGTACGATGCCCGCTTTTTGTCCGCTGCGAACAAAGTTGCTGCCAAGGCTGCGGGCGAGACGAGCTGGACCAACGCCTCTTGGCTTGTTGAGGTTAAGGACGGTAAGCCCGGCAAATTCGTACGTGCCGCCGATCATGGTCTTGCGACGGCCGAGAAACGTCAAACCAAGGATGGCAAGGAGTACGAGGAGAAATTCCTTGTCGTCATGGAAAATGGCGTACCGAAGGCCTTCGAGCCCAACGACGAGCAAAATCCGGTGGTAGGCGACCTTTTTGTCGATACCTCACTGCCTGACGGAACACATGTGAAGAGCGGGCTTCAGATTCTCGCTGAAAGCGCCCGCCAACATAGCATTGAGCAATGGGCAGAGATAGCTGGGGTACGCCCGCAAGACGTTATTGCTGTCGCCCGCGAGTTGACGAGTCACGGAAAGCGAGCCGTTGTGGATATCCATCGGGGCCCAGCGCAGCACACCAACGGCTTCTATAACGTGTTGGCGTGGATGACGCTCAATATGCTTATTGGCAATTACGACGCCAAAGGCGGGCTTATCAAAGCCTCCACCTACAACTACTTGGGCAAGGGTGGGCCGTACAATCTGGAAGCACAGCCCGGCGCCATAAAGCCTTTCGGCATTAGCTCCATTCGCCACGGCATTGACTACGAAAAGACGACACTCTTCGCCGGTTACCCCGCAAAGCGCAACTGGTATCCGTTGAGCAGCGATGTTTACGAGGAAATCATCCCGTCCATCGGTGATGCATACCCTTATCCGGTCAAGGCACTATTCTTCTACATGGGGGCACCGAATTACGCGCTCCCTGCGGGTCACACGAACACGGAAATTCTCTGCGACGTGAAGAAGCTCCCTCTCTTTGTCGCCTCGGATATCATCGTCGGTAGCACAAGCATGTATGCCGACTACATCTTCCCGGATTTGTCCTTCCTTGAGCGCTGGGAGTTTCAAGGGAGCCACCCCAATGTTCCGCAGAAAGTGCAACCCGTGCGCCAGCCTGTGATGGCGCCGATCCCTGAGGAGTGCACGGTCTTTGGCAAACGTATGCCTATCTGTTTCGAAGCAATGGTCCTTGGCATCGCCGAATACCTCAACCTTCCGGGGTTCGGGCCCAACGGTTTTGGCGAGGGTCTCGCTTTGGAACACCCGGATGATTTCTATCTGCGTGCCGTCGCGAATCTCGCATTTGGTGAAGCGAAAGATGGCAGTCAGGCTGTCCCAGAAGCGAGCGATGCCGAAGTGGAAGTATTCCTAAGAGCTCGCAGACATCTGCCCTCATACGTCTTTGAGGAAGCGCGCTGGAAGGCGGTCGCGGGCGAGCAATATTGGCGCCGGGTCATCACGGTTCTCAATCGAGGCGGACGGTGGGAGAGCTATTCCAAGGCGTGGAAAGGTGACAAGGTCGCACATCCCTATGCGGCCCTTCTTAACCTCTATCAGGAGAAAACCGCAGTTACGATTCACAGCGGCACTGGCCAATCTCATTTTCCGGTAGCCACATATGTTCCCATCCGGAGCTATACGGGCAAAGACTTGTCTGAATATCGTCAGATAGCTGGCAGGCTCCAATTGATCACACATCGCACGATCGTACAGACAAAGTCGCGCACGATCGTCGACCCGTGGCTGACCCCACTCATGCCAGAGAATGGAATACTCATTCACCCCAGTGATGCCGAAGCGTTGGGACTTAAGAGGGGAGACTTGGTGCGGGTCAAGAGCGCAACCAACCGCGAGGGAGTTTACCTGCTCGGTAATGGAAAGGGCAAACCCATGGTTGGAAAGCTGATTCCCACGGAAACCATTCGGCCCGGTGTCGTGAGCTTTGCCTTGGGGTTTGGTCACTGGGCCACAGGTGCAAGCGACCTCACCATTGACGAGCACACCATCCGCGGAGAAGCACGACGTGCGGCCGGCATCCACGCCAATGCTGCCATGTGGGTGGATCCAGACGTGAAGAATACTTGTTTGTTTGATCCTGTTGGCGGCAGCGTGAGTTTCTACGATACATGGGTTACGCTTGAGCGAGCGTGA
- a CDS encoding HlyD family secretion protein, whose protein sequence is MKIFFRLLVLVLAIAGVSVYFWRGIGEASREYPLSGTVECDEVHVGSRYGGRVSRIHWQEGDTLPPGALIVELDAPELTARLEAARAALSEALNGPRPQEIAAAKSEWEALSAELDYARSDVRRLRELLRQGSTAQAELDAAESKAAYLEKSAEAAHKRYELLVAGTRPERIAQVRAQLAEAEALLSETIVCAPPTTSVLESLNVKVGDVLTAGREVATLILEDHLYVRVYVPATWLGYLRVGDEAIVVPDAMPDCTVRATIEQIARAAEFTPRNVQTPADRIEQVYAVKLRLTPTAQIRPGMTVAAKFANVPKPPPEFRRSGKIRAQGFAP, encoded by the coding sequence ATGAAGATCTTTTTTAGACTACTTGTCTTGGTTCTCGCAATTGCGGGAGTAAGCGTCTATTTCTGGCGCGGAATCGGTGAGGCTTCGCGGGAATATCCACTTTCGGGAACAGTGGAATGCGACGAGGTTCACGTGGGAAGCCGCTACGGGGGGCGCGTTTCGCGTATCCATTGGCAAGAGGGCGACACACTGCCCCCTGGAGCCCTCATCGTGGAACTCGACGCGCCAGAACTTACCGCTCGGCTCGAAGCAGCGCGTGCAGCACTCAGTGAAGCTCTCAACGGTCCAAGGCCACAAGAGATCGCCGCAGCGAAAAGCGAATGGGAAGCGCTGAGCGCAGAACTCGATTACGCTCGCAGCGATGTGCGGCGCCTTCGTGAACTGCTTCGCCAAGGCTCCACGGCTCAGGCGGAGCTGGACGCGGCCGAGTCAAAAGCTGCGTACCTTGAAAAGAGCGCGGAAGCAGCGCACAAACGTTATGAGCTGCTCGTGGCGGGAACTCGCCCAGAGCGCATTGCGCAGGTCCGGGCTCAGCTTGCAGAAGCTGAAGCCTTGCTAAGCGAGACCATCGTATGCGCGCCACCTACCACGAGCGTGCTTGAGTCGCTCAATGTGAAGGTCGGAGACGTACTCACCGCAGGTCGCGAAGTGGCAACGCTCATTCTCGAGGATCATCTTTATGTGCGTGTGTACGTGCCAGCCACATGGTTAGGCTATCTGAGAGTAGGCGACGAGGCAATCGTGGTGCCCGACGCGATGCCCGATTGCACGGTGCGCGCCACCATCGAGCAGATCGCACGCGCGGCTGAGTTCACGCCACGTAACGTGCAGACGCCAGCGGATCGCATCGAGCAAGTCTACGCCGTAAAGCTTCGCCTTACCCCGACGGCACAGATCCGCCCCGGGATGACCGTTGCCGCAAAGTTTGCCAACGTACCAAAGCCTCCGCCGGAGTTTCGGCGTTCGGGCAAAATTCGTGCGCAGGGTTTCGCTCCATGA
- a CDS encoding Holliday junction DNA helicase RuvB: protein MSPKRDEGEEREEATLRPRTTAEFIGQRRVIENLRVYIEAAKRRGDALDHCLLFGPPGLGKTTLAHIIANEMGSDIKATSGPIIERKDDLAAILTDLKKGDVLFIDEIHRLNRVVEECLYPALEDFKIDILIGEGPHAKSIKLHLPPFTLVGATTRAGMITAPLRSRFGITERLEFYGVEEMEQIVRRSARILGIEMDESGCHEIARRARGTPRIANRILRRLRDFAQVKGDGRITGDLAKHSLALLEIDELGLDLLDRTYLLTIIDKFSGGPVGLNNIAIAIGEDEDTIEDMIEPFLIQIGFLQRTPRGRVATPAAYRHLGLPEPKVTQPELFS, encoded by the coding sequence GTGTCCCCAAAACGAGATGAAGGCGAAGAGCGCGAAGAAGCTACGCTTCGACCGCGCACAACAGCCGAGTTTATTGGCCAGCGCCGCGTGATCGAGAATCTTCGCGTCTACATCGAAGCGGCGAAACGACGTGGCGATGCGCTCGATCATTGCCTACTTTTTGGTCCCCCGGGTCTCGGCAAGACCACCCTTGCCCATATCATCGCAAATGAGATGGGCTCAGACATCAAAGCCACAAGCGGCCCCATCATCGAGCGTAAAGATGACCTTGCGGCAATTCTCACGGATCTCAAGAAGGGCGACGTCTTGTTCATCGATGAGATTCATCGCCTGAACCGCGTCGTAGAGGAGTGCCTCTATCCGGCGCTCGAAGATTTCAAAATAGATATTCTCATCGGCGAGGGCCCTCACGCCAAATCCATTAAGTTGCATCTGCCGCCATTTACGCTGGTGGGTGCGACCACGCGTGCGGGAATGATCACCGCACCGCTGCGAAGTCGTTTCGGGATAACGGAGCGCTTGGAGTTCTACGGCGTAGAAGAAATGGAGCAGATTGTCCGGCGAAGTGCCCGCATTCTGGGCATCGAAATGGATGAGAGCGGTTGTCACGAAATCGCACGTCGTGCCCGCGGCACCCCTCGCATTGCCAATCGCATTTTGCGGCGTCTGCGCGATTTTGCCCAAGTCAAGGGCGATGGCCGCATCACCGGCGACCTCGCCAAGCATTCGCTCGCCCTTCTGGAAATTGACGAGCTGGGCCTCGACCTTCTTGACCGTACCTACCTCCTAACCATCATAGATAAATTTTCAGGCGGCCCCGTTGGACTCAACAACATTGCTATCGCCATTGGCGAGGACGAAGATACAATCGAGGACATGATCGAGCCATTTCTCATCCAGATCGGTTTCCTGCAGCGCACCCCCCGCGGGCGGGTGGCCACGCCTGCTGCGTACCGACATCTTGGCTTGCCAGAACCGAAAGTCACTCAACCGGAGTTGTTTTCGTGA
- a CDS encoding putative transcriptional regulator of sulfate adenylyltransferase, Rrf2 family — MIGFSQTVGYAIRALACIPLVGTNEPARIEEIAECTGIPRPYLARVLHSLALKGLVITKRGRTGGLYLPRPSEEISVKEIIFAVEGPEVFRRCIWGVEECSDTRGCPAHEMWVRFRENLERQLERMTLAQVAQFERVRSCLVCHKTSACEIPPTKGVQHGRTQLKRRGKHRERCA; from the coding sequence ATGATTGGTTTCTCGCAGACTGTGGGGTATGCAATTCGAGCACTTGCTTGTATTCCCTTGGTTGGGACGAACGAACCTGCTCGAATTGAGGAAATTGCCGAGTGCACTGGCATCCCACGCCCCTACTTAGCGCGCGTTCTCCACAGTTTGGCTCTCAAAGGGCTGGTAATAACAAAGCGCGGACGAACTGGGGGATTGTACCTTCCACGTCCATCAGAGGAGATCTCTGTGAAAGAGATCATTTTTGCGGTGGAAGGCCCGGAGGTTTTTCGCCGCTGTATTTGGGGAGTGGAGGAGTGTTCGGATACGCGAGGTTGCCCTGCCCATGAAATGTGGGTCCGCTTCCGCGAGAATCTCGAACGCCAGCTTGAGAGGATGACTCTCGCGCAAGTGGCGCAGTTCGAGAGAGTTCGCAGCTGTTTGGTGTGCCACAAGACCTCAGCGTGTGAAATTCCACCGACGAAAGGAGTCCAACATGGCCGAACGCAACTCAAACGACGCGGAAAGCACCGCGAACGTTGTGCGTGA
- a CDS encoding Molybdopterin-guanine dinucleotide biosynthesis protein MobA codes for MGAILAGGFSRRMGQNKAAMRLVDGCPMIEWVARALERVTPTIVVIGSSSEERCFRPHVQMLSDLRPGLGPLAGIEALLVSNLADAYLVAGCDQPLLSPFLLEVLAHAAGHAYYAEVCVIHCGNSWQPLPSVWRPDALRYVRKALDAGEYRLQRVIADLRPHEIAISPEMFATAISMNCPDDLIAAGLLEC; via the coding sequence GTGGGTGCCATCTTGGCAGGAGGGTTTTCGCGCCGCATGGGACAGAATAAAGCTGCCATGCGGCTTGTCGACGGCTGCCCCATGATCGAATGGGTTGCGCGGGCGCTTGAGCGAGTCACGCCGACGATTGTGGTCATCGGGTCTTCATCAGAGGAACGTTGCTTTCGTCCCCATGTACAAATGCTCAGCGATCTGCGACCCGGCCTTGGGCCTCTGGCTGGCATCGAGGCACTTCTGGTGAGCAATCTCGCTGATGCTTATTTAGTGGCCGGGTGCGATCAGCCCTTATTGTCACCCTTTTTGCTCGAAGTGTTGGCCCATGCGGCTGGCCATGCTTACTATGCGGAGGTATGCGTGATTCATTGTGGGAACAGTTGGCAACCCCTGCCGTCCGTGTGGCGTCCGGATGCACTTCGTTATGTTCGGAAAGCGCTCGATGCCGGCGAGTACCGACTCCAGCGTGTGATTGCTGATCTTCGACCGCACGAAATAGCCATTTCCCCAGAGATGTTTGCCACAGCGATCAGCATGAATTGTCCCGACGACCTTATCGCAGCCGGCCTATTGGAGTGCTAA